One segment of Thermodesulfobacteriota bacterium DNA contains the following:
- a CDS encoding N-glycosylase/DNA lyase, which translates to MDRAVYRKLWSSYEEKQGMIETRLGEFSGILEKGDDLKIFEELVFCIFTAGASAKMGLRSVEAVRDILAHANRKQLSRRLLHVHRFPNSRSRYVVQTREYLKREFDFKLKDLILSFDDPLARRDFFASKDIMGLGYKESSHFLRNIGLRGYAILDKHILRSLHEFGVIDNPKPPTTRNKYLDVEIKFKRFAAKLGIDFDEIDLLLWSEKTGEILK; encoded by the coding sequence ATGGATAGGGCTGTTTATAGAAAGCTCTGGTCGAGTTACGAGGAAAAGCAGGGGATGATCGAAACTCGGCTGGGTGAATTCAGCGGTATATTGGAGAAGGGTGATGACTTAAAAATTTTTGAGGAGCTAGTTTTTTGTATCTTTACGGCGGGAGCAAGCGCTAAGATGGGACTTAGGTCAGTAGAAGCGGTAAGAGATATTCTTGCGCATGCAAATAGAAAACAGCTATCCAGAAGGCTCCTGCACGTGCACCGGTTCCCAAATTCTAGGTCGAGGTACGTTGTACAAACCAGGGAGTATCTCAAGAGAGAATTCGATTTTAAATTGAAGGACTTGATACTTTCTTTTGATGATCCTTTGGCGAGGAGGGATTTCTTTGCCTCCAAAGACATAATGGGTCTGGGCTACAAGGAGTCGAGTCATTTTCTCAGGAACATTGGCCTTAGGGGATATGCCATATTGGATAAACACATATTGCGGTCGCTACACGAATTTGGGGTTATAGATAACCCTAAACCCCCAACAACCAGGAATAAGTACCTGGACGTAGAGATTAAATTCAAGAGGTTCGCGGCTAAGCTGGGGATTGATTTTGATGAGATAGACCTCCTTCTCTGGAGTGAAAAAACCGGGGAGATACTGAAATAG
- the bamA gene encoding outer membrane protein assembly factor BamA — MRISKIRINGAKSVSKKEIKEKIGTEFPSIKPWVKDPEFDEEILRDDMLRIKRLYGNHGYYDAKAEYKLKYNERKDRVEITINIEEGKPVILTELNMNIEGELSEEERKTILDSVPLKTDKPFSPIKYQETKGLISNTLSDIGYPKSVVEGEALVNRKEKWAKVNFHINPGSLYRFGSTEVEGNEEVETYVITREATFKEGEIYSTKKLNDTRARIFRLDLFSSVLTDVDFDEDEKIANIVIRVRERKSGSVRVGVGYGTEDLFRGQIIWTQRNFFGGGRRVELAGRFSFLTQIAGAKFTQPYIIGGDSELTGIFSLFRDDFPSFTSKNAIGTVGMRKRFAGVFNAYGSFNVQHSQLSNISNAVEEFIKGEEFFLTFFRFTLERNTTDSIFNPTRGTVATASLESSFEALGSDVDYLLGTIELKGYRELFHDVVFAKRLTLGVIQPFGDTDTLGIPIFKRFFAGGSTTMRGFPFQKLGPLAANDDPIGGNSLLLGSFEIRFPIYRSFGGVAFLDYGNVYSKEFDFKLDEIKYAVGTGLRYNTLIGPLRVDFGYALNPEPGIGRFQFFLSIGQAF; from the coding sequence GTGAGAATATCCAAAATTCGAATTAACGGTGCCAAGTCCGTAAGCAAAAAGGAAATAAAAGAAAAGATAGGTACGGAATTCCCATCCATAAAACCTTGGGTAAAAGACCCGGAATTTGATGAGGAAATCTTGAGAGATGATATGCTAAGAATAAAAAGACTTTATGGCAACCATGGATACTATGATGCTAAAGCGGAATACAAGCTCAAGTACAACGAAAGAAAGGATAGGGTAGAGATTACTATAAATATCGAAGAAGGTAAGCCGGTTATTCTGACAGAACTGAATATGAACATAGAAGGGGAATTAAGCGAGGAGGAAAGAAAGACCATACTCGATTCCGTACCACTCAAGACGGACAAGCCGTTTTCACCGATAAAATACCAGGAAACTAAGGGATTGATCTCAAACACTCTTTCGGATATAGGCTATCCTAAGTCCGTGGTGGAGGGAGAAGCATTAGTAAACAGAAAGGAAAAATGGGCTAAGGTAAATTTCCATATAAATCCAGGCTCTCTTTACCGGTTTGGCTCGACCGAGGTAGAAGGTAATGAAGAAGTAGAAACCTACGTGATCACCAGAGAAGCCACGTTCAAAGAGGGAGAAATATATTCCACAAAAAAGCTGAACGACACCAGGGCCAGAATATTTAGACTCGACCTTTTCAGCTCCGTCTTGACCGATGTAGATTTTGATGAAGATGAAAAAATCGCCAATATAGTCATCAGGGTAAGAGAGAGAAAATCAGGAAGCGTGAGAGTTGGTGTGGGATACGGCACAGAGGACCTGTTCAGGGGTCAAATAATATGGACTCAGCGGAATTTTTTCGGAGGAGGGAGGAGAGTGGAATTAGCGGGTCGGTTTTCGTTTCTGACCCAAATAGCAGGGGCAAAGTTTACTCAACCCTATATAATTGGGGGCGACTCCGAACTTACCGGGATATTCAGTCTCTTCCGGGATGACTTTCCCAGTTTTACCTCTAAAAATGCTATCGGTACGGTAGGAATGAGAAAAAGATTCGCCGGAGTCTTTAACGCATATGGTTCCTTCAACGTCCAGCACTCTCAATTGTCCAATATATCAAATGCGGTAGAGGAGTTCATCAAAGGAGAGGAATTTTTTTTGACCTTCTTTAGATTTACCCTGGAACGCAATACCACCGATAGCATATTCAATCCCACCCGCGGCACGGTAGCCACAGCCAGCCTTGAGTCCTCCTTCGAGGCACTGGGCTCGGATGTCGACTACCTGCTTGGAACAATCGAACTCAAAGGCTACAGAGAGCTGTTTCATGATGTTGTTTTTGCGAAAAGATTAACACTGGGAGTTATACAGCCATTTGGTGATACGGATACTTTAGGAATTCCGATTTTTAAGAGGTTCTTTGCCGGCGGAAGCACAACCATGAGAGGATTTCCATTCCAGAAACTCGGGCCACTTGCCGCTAATGATGACCCCATCGGGGGCAACTCACTCCTCTTAGGGAGCTTTGAGATAAGGTTCCCCATCTACAGGAGCTTCGGCGGAGTGGCATTCCTCGATTATGGGAACGTGTACTCCAAAGAATTCGACTTTAAATTGGATGAAATCAAATATGCCGTCGGGACCGGATTGAGATACAATACACTAATCGGCCCGCTCCGGGTTGATTTTGGATATGCTCTTAACCCAGAGCCCGGTATCGGGAGATTTCAGTTCTTCCTGAGCATTGGACAGGCATTTTAA
- a CDS encoding LysM peptidoglycan-binding domain-containing protein, whose protein sequence is MNSRHLLLLLVVLFSLIGCSSKSRSPLSKGISFYDADKRAQLERSFDENASGSKVGLVSTNSLFAKEEESGFFLLQPNSDTWTTYYYFFDLRRRILQDFPHIIPESENDIPVVLNDKVHRFLDYFQTSGRGFFSVWLSRSGKYIPMMREILEAKGLPIDLVYLAMIESGFNTKAKSHKGAVGPWQFISSTALRYGLRVDAWVDERMDPEKSTIAAANYLRDLYDMFQSWELAAAGYNCGEERVQAAINRFNVYDFWEISEYTLPQETKDYVPKLMAALIIAKNPEKYGFSGIEYQEPESFEKVAVPPQRSLADIGRIIGVSDKRLKDLNPSLIRGSTPSGSSYEIRVPSGYGKIVAAKQSEISALRMVAIASSPVRYRVRPGDNLGKIASRYGVSVSSLKRANRIKGSIIRIGQMLTIPGKSTDIYVSSGTSHGKTNTRTGSPSQYRVKNGDTLGGIAARYGTSVSSIQRANGIKGSTIRAGQVLTIPGGDTVSRGGAMNVVKYRVKNGDTLWNIANRYKVTVSDLKNWNNLKSSRLASGDRLTIYTN, encoded by the coding sequence ATGAATTCACGCCACTTACTACTCCTGCTGGTCGTCCTCTTCTCCTTGATAGGATGCTCATCAAAATCACGTTCCCCCCTTTCAAAGGGCATAAGTTTTTATGATGCCGATAAAAGGGCTCAGCTAGAAAGAAGCTTTGATGAAAATGCCTCCGGGAGTAAGGTTGGCTTGGTTTCTACAAACAGCCTATTTGCCAAAGAGGAAGAATCTGGTTTTTTCCTCCTCCAGCCTAATTCGGATACCTGGACCACCTACTATTATTTTTTTGACCTGCGTAGAAGAATCCTCCAGGACTTTCCTCATATCATACCGGAGAGTGAAAACGATATTCCGGTTGTGTTAAACGATAAAGTACATCGGTTCCTGGATTACTTTCAAACATCGGGACGTGGCTTTTTCAGCGTCTGGCTCTCCCGTTCCGGGAAATACATACCGATGATGAGAGAGATCCTAGAGGCTAAAGGATTACCGATAGACTTAGTCTATCTGGCCATGATAGAGAGCGGATTCAACACCAAAGCCAAATCGCACAAAGGTGCGGTAGGCCCGTGGCAGTTTATTAGCTCCACGGCCTTGAGATACGGACTAAGGGTTGATGCCTGGGTCGATGAAAGAATGGACCCGGAAAAATCCACCATAGCCGCCGCGAATTACCTTCGCGATCTTTATGATATGTTTCAGTCATGGGAGCTTGCCGCTGCCGGTTATAATTGCGGCGAAGAAAGGGTACAAGCGGCGATAAACAGGTTTAATGTTTACGACTTTTGGGAGATCTCTGAATACACTCTGCCGCAAGAAACTAAGGATTATGTGCCCAAGCTCATGGCCGCCTTAATTATTGCTAAAAATCCAGAGAAATATGGGTTTAGCGGAATCGAGTACCAGGAACCGGAATCTTTTGAAAAGGTAGCAGTTCCTCCTCAGAGAAGCCTGGCGGATATAGGGAGAATAATCGGGGTGAGCGATAAAAGGCTTAAGGACCTGAATCCAAGTTTAATAAGAGGTTCAACCCCGTCGGGCAGCTCTTATGAAATCAGGGTTCCCTCGGGATATGGGAAAATTGTAGCCGCAAAACAAAGCGAGATCTCCGCTCTTAGAATGGTGGCTATAGCCAGTAGTCCGGTCAGATACAGGGTCAGACCGGGGGATAACCTTGGAAAAATCGCCTCACGCTATGGCGTGAGTGTTTCATCACTCAAGCGGGCTAATAGAATTAAGGGGTCAATCATCAGGATTGGCCAGATGTTGACCATACCAGGTAAATCAACCGACATATATGTAAGTTCTGGAACGAGCCACGGGAAAACCAACACAAGGACCGGCAGTCCTTCCCAATACCGGGTAAAAAATGGCGATACGCTAGGGGGCATCGCCGCCCGTTACGGTACGAGCGTATCATCAATCCAAAGGGCTAATGGAATTAAAGGGTCGACTATAAGAGCAGGGCAGGTACTGACCATACCGGGTGGAGATACAGTTTCCAGAGGTGGTGCTATGAATGTCGTTAAATACCGCGTGAAGAACGGTGATACGCTTTGGAATATTGCCAACAGGTATAAAGTGACTGTATCTGACCTAAAGAATTGGAACAACCTTAAGTCCAGCCGGCTGGCTTCGGGCGATCGACTTACGATCTATACTAACTAA
- a CDS encoding translocation/assembly module TamB domain-containing protein, translating into MNSKFLKTIVLLFAIIAVLITAVSVFLQTEYSRKAIKNLLEKAISGATKQTFSIGEIDIDFIRGIKLKEVLLRIDEEPFAYIEQASLRYSLSLLLNSSTLYSKTIPIENVSVAGLRLNLIQDSDGNWNFDKIGGEKKEKDKKEPERIKSFPPWSVILKKVLVHNAQIKVIEKGKSKTSEIDIDKLDFSLSLYNISKKIELYLNSASLKISPHDINIAELSTAALYTTNRAEVKNLKLSLNGAEIKLDGEVNDFKQPEFKLKASAYGYQVKELGTINAEIEGSGKYISRGDIEADIRVRMPESQIKGRKVSALVEKIKMDGTRVEINDGVVKTDFGQTSFSGHLDLERILTKKETNQFDLKVSLEDLQASEIYKFIPEDKLPEIMNKNIDGRINANFEADGKWQELKDLRTKIIIDKLGLQGKELGEVDLTGRIQASKSDLSFDLASKLIDFNLASVLNGERYSTNLNSNLELKGALPLSGDIRDKLEARLSIMEFRQKGHELGDIDLQGTLEMARSNLKFDLVSRLNKVNLALILNNQRYKSDINSNLSLKGSLPLNGDLAESLNANVRAEVLPSTFSDLKISRGRIDTSYDRRILNVSTLSLTSDAFRLEAKGKGTKLTSINFNYNVLVDDLNFISKFKPELQLEGKLKAEGIVQGKIRNPRITTSATASDFGYKKDMDIESIKISGEATLDPENPRVQLDGILEEIRFKDREIKSAQLQARSTGKEITGNISILEDPKKIYEARLKLTDFKGEEKNLLIEKIKLSLQDSVIENRDPMNVTISPNRLTVKAFNLYHKQNSMLGDADINFTGAVNADLRLSTINFSDISEVFDFEYPLRGTSSGYLSLRGTLEAPEINANIDATNLEFREFKSDRTNINLNYSNNRLDFELFITKDAKQIFQADGYADISLNLKEMKEGLKTAEFDLTLKSSGVDLSPISMVSNEIKEINGIGVIDLRASGNLRSPIINGQLRLQEVSLKLGLLRNELRITAGIIEMQGQRGFLRTLEIKTGEGKATLQGDFDFRELSYSLNGKMDNFRIEPQGISARLDGNVNVEGNEGRLNITGNARVRRARIRIPDLPDKEVEDIKFVDEEEEEFTIETSKPTDYFRDNVAMDIKASMRGNVWVRGRGANVELRGNVGIIKRYGDPLILTGNINTVRGTYEVLGKLFRIDEGLVSFQGTPEINPFLNIKAHYRVSDVDIFVNIGGTAKKPEIKLSSNPTMEETDIISYLVFGTSSDRLGAGQRISLQQQAGEVLGGIAAGELKGIVGDKFALDVISVRGGESGPELEVGKYLTDNLYVAYERGTSQASTAAPVPTNSVLVEYRVFDFLTLSSEVGGEEAGGDVFFQFDYSCPLFQRVKSEE; encoded by the coding sequence ATGAATTCTAAGTTCCTGAAAACAATTGTGCTTCTTTTCGCTATAATTGCAGTCCTGATCACGGCTGTCTCGGTCTTTTTACAGACGGAGTACTCAAGGAAAGCGATAAAGAATCTTCTAGAAAAAGCAATAAGCGGCGCCACGAAACAAACCTTTTCCATCGGAGAAATCGATATTGACTTCATCCGCGGAATCAAGCTAAAAGAAGTTTTACTTAGAATAGACGAAGAACCCTTTGCCTATATCGAACAGGCTTCCCTGCGCTATTCCCTTTCCCTCCTGCTAAATAGCTCGACTCTTTACAGTAAAACTATACCCATAGAAAATGTCTCAGTTGCCGGATTGAGATTAAATCTTATCCAGGACAGTGACGGGAACTGGAACTTTGATAAGATCGGCGGAGAAAAAAAAGAAAAAGACAAGAAGGAACCCGAACGAATTAAATCATTTCCTCCTTGGAGCGTCATCCTAAAAAAAGTCCTTGTCCATAATGCCCAGATCAAAGTGATAGAGAAGGGGAAGAGTAAAACATCTGAGATTGATATAGACAAATTAGACTTCTCACTTTCCTTATACAACATCAGCAAAAAAATCGAACTCTACCTGAATAGTGCGTCACTAAAGATATCACCCCACGACATCAACATAGCGGAACTATCTACGGCAGCCTTATATACGACAAATAGGGCAGAGGTTAAAAATCTAAAATTAAGCTTGAATGGAGCGGAGATCAAACTGGATGGGGAAGTCAATGATTTCAAACAACCGGAATTCAAGCTCAAAGCCTCCGCTTACGGATATCAAGTAAAGGAATTAGGCACTATTAACGCAGAGATTGAGGGTTCCGGTAAGTATATTAGCCGGGGCGACATCGAGGCCGATATAAGAGTAAGGATGCCCGAATCACAAATAAAAGGGAGAAAAGTGTCAGCCCTGGTTGAGAAAATCAAAATGGACGGAACCAGGGTAGAAATAAATGATGGGGTGGTAAAAACGGATTTCGGACAAACATCATTCAGCGGCCATTTAGACCTGGAGCGGATTCTCACAAAGAAGGAAACAAACCAATTTGACCTTAAAGTTTCACTCGAAGATTTACAAGCCTCCGAAATTTATAAATTTATACCAGAAGACAAGTTGCCCGAAATTATGAACAAGAATATAGATGGAAGGATAAATGCGAATTTTGAAGCCGATGGAAAATGGCAAGAGTTAAAAGACCTGAGAACAAAGATAATTATAGATAAACTCGGGCTACAGGGAAAGGAGCTTGGAGAGGTCGATTTAACCGGGCGGATACAGGCCTCAAAATCTGACCTAAGCTTCGACCTGGCCTCAAAGCTAATTGACTTTAACCTGGCTTCGGTGCTTAACGGTGAAAGGTACTCCACCAACCTAAACTCTAATCTCGAACTGAAGGGAGCCTTACCCCTGAGTGGGGATATAAGGGATAAATTAGAAGCCCGGCTAAGCATAATGGAATTTCGACAAAAAGGACATGAACTCGGCGACATCGACCTCCAGGGAACCCTGGAAATGGCCAGGTCTAACCTAAAATTCGACCTGGTCTCAAGATTAAACAAGGTTAACCTGGCCTTGATTCTGAATAACCAGAGATACAAAAGTGATATAAATTCCAACCTAAGCCTCAAGGGCTCGTTACCCCTTAATGGGGACCTGGCAGAAAGCTTGAATGCAAACGTGCGGGCGGAGGTTCTTCCGTCAACCTTTTCCGATTTAAAAATAAGCCGGGGTCGAATCGATACTTCTTACGATAGGCGGATATTAAACGTAAGCACCCTCTCGTTAACTTCCGATGCCTTCAGGCTTGAAGCCAAGGGAAAGGGAACAAAGCTAACCAGTATAAATTTCAACTACAATGTTCTGGTTGACGATTTAAATTTCATATCCAAATTCAAGCCGGAGCTTCAATTGGAAGGCAAGCTGAAGGCGGAAGGAATAGTCCAGGGAAAGATTAGAAACCCCCGAATTACCACTTCGGCGACAGCATCCGATTTCGGATATAAGAAGGATATGGACATCGAATCAATCAAGATAAGCGGAGAAGCCACTTTAGACCCAGAGAATCCCCGAGTCCAGCTAGACGGAATCCTGGAGGAAATAAGATTCAAGGATAGAGAAATAAAGAGTGCTCAACTACAGGCCAGAAGCACAGGCAAGGAGATAACCGGAAATATTTCCATTCTAGAAGACCCCAAAAAAATCTACGAAGCACGATTAAAACTGACCGATTTCAAAGGTGAAGAAAAGAATCTTCTGATAGAAAAAATCAAACTAAGTCTCCAAGACAGTGTAATTGAGAACCGTGACCCTATGAATGTGACCATCTCCCCTAATCGATTGACCGTAAAAGCCTTCAACCTATACCATAAACAAAACTCGATGCTGGGCGACGCCGATATTAACTTTACCGGGGCTGTAAACGCGGACCTGAGGCTAAGCACGATTAATTTTTCGGATATTTCGGAGGTATTCGATTTTGAGTATCCGCTTAGAGGAACAAGCTCAGGATATTTAAGCTTGAGGGGCACGCTGGAAGCTCCCGAGATAAATGCCAACATTGACGCCACAAATTTAGAGTTTAGAGAATTCAAAAGCGACCGAACCAACATTAACCTTAATTATTCGAACAATAGATTAGACTTCGAGCTCTTTATTACTAAGGACGCAAAACAAATCTTTCAGGCAGACGGATATGCCGATATAAGCCTTAATCTCAAGGAGATGAAAGAAGGCCTGAAGACTGCAGAATTCGACTTAACACTAAAATCAAGCGGCGTAGATTTGAGTCCGATCTCTATGGTCAGCAATGAGATAAAAGAGATAAACGGGATAGGCGTCATCGACTTGAGGGCTTCCGGAAACCTGAGGAGTCCGATTATAAACGGTCAGTTGAGGCTACAAGAGGTTTCCTTGAAGCTCGGACTACTGAGGAACGAACTAAGAATAACAGCCGGTATTATCGAGATGCAGGGACAGAGAGGATTCCTCAGAACCCTGGAGATTAAAACCGGTGAGGGAAAAGCAACATTGCAAGGAGATTTCGATTTCCGGGAATTGTCTTATAGTCTGAACGGCAAGATGGATAACTTCCGTATAGAGCCCCAGGGTATCAGCGCCAGATTGGACGGCAACGTTAACGTCGAAGGCAACGAAGGAAGGCTCAACATTACTGGAAACGCCAGGGTCCGGAGGGCCCGTATCCGCATACCCGATCTACCGGATAAAGAGGTAGAGGATATAAAATTCGTGGACGAAGAGGAGGAGGAATTTACCATAGAAACCTCCAAACCGACTGACTATTTCCGGGATAACGTGGCAATGGATATAAAAGCATCGATGCGCGGTAATGTCTGGGTACGGGGTAGAGGTGCAAACGTGGAGCTTAGGGGGAATGTCGGAATCATCAAGAGATACGGCGACCCGCTCATACTCACCGGGAATATAAACACGGTAAGGGGAACTTATGAAGTCCTAGGTAAACTCTTCAGGATCGATGAAGGCCTGGTGAGCTTCCAGGGCACGCCGGAAATTAACCCGTTCCTTAACATTAAGGCACACTATAGAGTCTCCGACGTAGACATATTCGTGAACATAGGAGGTACGGCTAAGAAGCCGGAAATAAAGCTATCCAGCAATCCAACTATGGAGGAAACGGATATCATTTCTTATCTGGTATTCGGAACGTCTTCGGATAGGCTGGGGGCTGGACAAAGAATATCGCTTCAGCAGCAAGCTGGGGAGGTACTAGGGGGAATAGCCGCAGGTGAACTTAAAGGGATAGTGGGAGATAAGTTCGCATTGGATGTTATTAGCGTGAGGGGGGGAGAAAGCGGGCCCGAGCTCGAAGTCGGGAAATACCTTACCGATAACCTTTATGTGGCCTACGAGCGAGGTACTTCACAAGCTTCCACTGCCGCCCCGGTTCCCACAAATAGTGTTCTTGTCGAATATAGAGTTTTTGATTTTTTAACCCTGAGCAGCGAGGTTGGTGGAGAAGAGGCAGGAGGTGATGTATTCTTTCAATTCGATTACTCCTGCCCCTTGTTTCAAAGAGTGAAGAGTGAAGAGTGA
- the gatB gene encoding Asp-tRNA(Asn)/Glu-tRNA(Gln) amidotransferase subunit GatB encodes MEYESVIGLEVHAQLLTESKIFCSCSTKFGARPNSQVCPICLGMPGVLPVLNRKALEYAIRAALATNCEISYKSRFARKNYFYPDLPKGYQISQYEEPLSTNGWLEIESNGSKKKVRIRRIHLEEDAGKLIHENSRDRSFVDLNRAGVPLIEIVSEPDISSSEEAVSYLKKLRSILIYIGICDGNMEEGSLRCDANVSVRPKGTKELGTKTEIKNVNSFKFVQKALEYELRRQISLLEGGERVNQETRLFDSARGVTFSMRSKEEAHDYRYFPDPDLLPVQVDVKLTEEIRNSLPELPDARLRRFVDEYNIPIYDAGVLTASKDVADYFEECLRYYNKPKTVSNWIMNEVLRELKGEEEGIKAFPVSPDKLAELLKSIDDGTVSGKMAKDVFAEMVSTRKAAAEIIAKKGVKQLSDHSEIEKLVHDVIEKNPEEVSRYRAGQEKLLGFFVGEIMKATAGKANPKLVNEVLRKKLSQSE; translated from the coding sequence ATGGAATACGAATCCGTGATTGGATTAGAGGTTCACGCTCAACTTTTGACCGAATCTAAAATATTTTGCTCTTGCTCCACAAAATTCGGGGCAAGACCAAACTCCCAGGTCTGTCCTATCTGTCTGGGGATGCCCGGGGTCCTGCCGGTATTGAACAGGAAAGCACTCGAATATGCCATTCGTGCTGCCCTGGCTACAAACTGTGAAATATCCTATAAATCCAGATTTGCCAGAAAAAATTATTTTTATCCCGATCTTCCCAAAGGGTATCAGATATCCCAATATGAGGAGCCACTTTCGACTAACGGTTGGCTGGAGATCGAATCAAACGGCTCAAAGAAAAAAGTGAGGATAAGGAGGATTCATCTGGAGGAAGATGCTGGAAAGCTCATTCATGAAAACTCAAGAGATAGGAGCTTTGTGGACTTGAATCGAGCGGGTGTACCTCTAATCGAGATTGTAAGCGAGCCGGACATTTCCAGCTCCGAAGAGGCGGTTTCATATCTCAAGAAACTCCGCTCCATCCTCATTTATATCGGGATTTGCGACGGCAATATGGAGGAGGGCAGCCTCCGGTGCGATGCCAATGTGTCCGTTCGCCCTAAAGGGACTAAGGAATTGGGCACCAAGACCGAGATTAAGAACGTCAATTCCTTCAAATTTGTCCAGAAGGCACTGGAATACGAACTGAGAAGGCAGATCTCTTTACTGGAGGGCGGAGAGAGGGTGAACCAGGAAACTAGGCTCTTCGATTCCGCACGCGGCGTCACGTTTTCCATGCGCTCAAAGGAGGAGGCCCATGACTATAGATATTTCCCCGACCCGGACCTGCTTCCGGTGCAGGTGGATGTTAAATTAACCGAGGAAATTAGAAATTCTCTTCCCGAGCTTCCCGATGCACGGCTTCGAAGATTCGTAGATGAATATAATATCCCCATTTATGATGCCGGCGTTCTCACCGCATCAAAGGATGTTGCCGATTATTTCGAGGAATGTTTGAGGTATTATAATAAACCAAAGACTGTAAGCAACTGGATAATGAATGAGGTCCTGAGAGAGCTAAAGGGCGAGGAAGAGGGAATAAAGGCCTTTCCAGTCTCGCCGGATAAACTTGCCGAGCTGCTTAAGTCGATAGACGATGGCACGGTAAGCGGAAAGATGGCAAAGGACGTTTTCGCCGAAATGGTCTCGACCAGAAAGGCTGCGGCGGAGATTATTGCAAAAAAAGGGGTCAAGCAGCTTAGCGACCATTCGGAGATCGAGAAGCTAGTCCATGACGTTATCGAGAAGAATCCGGAAGAGGTATCTAGATACCGGGCCGGGCAGGAGAAGCTGTTGGGCTTCTTTGTCGGAGAAATTATGAAGGCTACCGCGGGCAAGGCAAATCCCAAGCTGGTCAACGAGGTGCTGAGGAAGAAGCTATCTCAGTCGGAATGA
- a CDS encoding PIG-L deacetylase family protein, translating into MSNENILVVSPHPDDMEIGMGGTVCKLIARGFNIISCVVTDGRRSTSVSGLSQDEVATIRRMEARKAAFILGINELFFWNLPHLKSTGNLKEMREKLEEVISYFKPAEIFATHPTIDKHPTHQTVSKLLLDVLHKMGREQSLIPKKMWCYEVWTPFERYDRVEDISDYIDKKKAAINAHKSQLEYKDYSEGILGLNRYRAVFNNTSGVTEMKYAEVFLELSSRAL; encoded by the coding sequence ATGAGTAACGAAAACATCCTGGTAGTTTCCCCTCATCCCGACGATATGGAAATCGGAATGGGTGGTACCGTATGCAAGTTAATCGCCCGTGGATTTAACATAATCTCCTGCGTAGTCACGGATGGCCGGAGGAGTACCAGTGTCTCCGGCCTTAGCCAGGACGAAGTGGCAACGATAAGAAGAATGGAAGCAAGGAAGGCGGCATTTATCCTTGGAATAAACGAGTTATTTTTTTGGAACCTCCCTCACCTAAAAAGCACAGGCAACCTAAAAGAGATGAGAGAAAAGCTAGAGGAGGTTATTAGCTATTTCAAACCAGCCGAGATATTCGCCACACACCCGACAATAGACAAACACCCTACCCATCAAACCGTATCGAAACTCCTACTAGACGTACTGCATAAAATGGGTAGGGAACAATCCCTCATTCCGAAAAAAATGTGGTGCTATGAGGTCTGGACACCATTTGAGAGATATGACCGGGTCGAAGACATTTCCGATTATATCGACAAGAAAAAGGCGGCCATCAATGCCCATAAAAGCCAGCTTGAGTATAAAGACTACAGTGAAGGCATCCTTGGATTGAATAGATATAGGGCCGTATTCAATAATACGAGCGGCGTTACCGAGATGAAATATGCAGAGGTATTTTTAGAGTTATCTTCGAGAGCCCTTTAA
- a CDS encoding DNA lyase — MLKSFEMKNGDYERLRSSYLKRKDLIGARLGEFKEVFEKGDDNRIFEELAFCLLTSAVGPKMGQKSIDAIKDVLIEGSEEDIYEKLMNVHKYPEKASFVVLARDYLKKEFDFKLKDLILSIEDPLERRDFFALNKNIKGIGLVQASHFLRNIGFTEYAILDKNIVLSLYQFGVIDSPKPPTTRKKYLEIEAKLKEFAEELEIGVDELDLLLWSEKTGHIPR, encoded by the coding sequence GTGCTAAAATCATTTGAAATGAAGAACGGGGATTACGAGAGGCTGAGGTCAAGTTATTTAAAGAGGAAAGACCTAATCGGTGCACGGCTCGGGGAGTTTAAAGAGGTTTTTGAAAAAGGCGATGATAACAGAATATTCGAGGAGCTCGCATTTTGTTTGTTGACTTCGGCGGTTGGTCCTAAGATGGGTCAGAAATCGATAGATGCCATAAAGGATGTTTTGATCGAAGGCAGCGAGGAAGATATATATGAGAAGCTCATGAACGTGCACAAGTATCCGGAAAAGGCTAGCTTCGTAGTGCTGGCTCGAGATTATTTAAAGAAAGAATTCGATTTCAAGCTAAAGGACCTGATACTTTCCATTGAAGATCCATTAGAGAGAAGGGATTTCTTCGCCTTGAATAAAAATATTAAGGGTATAGGCTTGGTTCAGGCAAGCCATTTCCTTAGAAATATCGGTTTTACCGAATACGCCATTCTGGATAAAAACATAGTGCTATCTCTTTACCAATTTGGGGTGATAGATAGTCCAAAGCCGCCCACCACCCGGAAAAAATATCTAGAGATAGAAGCTAAGCTAAAGGAGTTCGCCGAAGAATTAGAAATTGGAGTTGACGAGCTCGACCTCCTTCTCTGGAGCGAGAAGACCGGGCATATTCCTAGGTGA